From a region of the Desulfovibrio desulfuricans genome:
- a CDS encoding hybrid sensor histidine kinase/response regulator: MENGGIMAAKNAAKDASRNEDWNSEALAAANVGLWVIDIDRNTGHISMLANPVTLRLLGASEEMTPAQCFNFWVDRVDARSRPHLWAIHDEFIADTAMHEVRYQYNHPTWGLVPVRCGGRRISADHDDVVRVVGYHQDMTELHEAHQSLREGLVRLSLACRLGWLGVFEIARLENSGLDITGNDVFYEQFGINTASNTADRLEIMGSRIVSEDQPKWRKLCNPAGWTAGGQEHLDLRVAHPRKGLRWYALAYEIVSGPGVLRIAGYVSDVTEARQHERILREAKEAAEAANAAKSIFLANMSHEIRTPMNGIMGMAHLVLNTPLNPQQRDYVEKIHATCESLLDIINDLLDFSKIEANHLELENLPFEPRKELESVMSLLRPKVGHKLKDFNLESRMDPRVPEVLSGDALRLRQILLNLGGNALKFSERGTVRLAVELLEQSDGKARLAFIVSDEGIGMSSDELARAFTPFSQADTSITRRFGGTGLGLSLCRRLIALMGGSISVQSEPGQGSVFRVELPFAICSQDCAQEQAEESSGEEAVSLQGLRILLAEDGDINREIMEVLLEDMGITCISAVNGQEAVEIWNQRSAEIDIVLMDVQMPVMDGYSATRAIRASSLPGAKTVPIIAMTAYAMRGDAERSMQEGMDAHLTKPVNLADLRRTLKQFSRGPAE; this comes from the coding sequence ATGGAAAACGGGGGAATTATGGCCGCAAAAAACGCTGCAAAAGACGCGTCCCGAAACGAGGACTGGAACAGCGAAGCCTTGGCTGCGGCCAATGTGGGGCTGTGGGTCATTGATATCGACAGAAACACCGGCCATATATCCATGCTTGCCAATCCGGTGACCCTGCGCCTGCTTGGTGCAAGCGAAGAAATGACCCCCGCCCAATGCTTCAACTTCTGGGTGGACAGGGTTGATGCCCGCTCCCGTCCCCATCTTTGGGCCATCCATGACGAATTTATTGCAGACACCGCCATGCACGAGGTGCGCTACCAGTACAACCACCCCACGTGGGGGCTGGTGCCTGTGCGCTGCGGCGGGCGGCGCATCAGCGCCGATCATGATGATGTTGTGCGGGTTGTCGGCTATCATCAGGATATGACGGAGCTGCACGAGGCGCATCAGAGCCTGCGCGAGGGGCTTGTGCGGCTTTCGCTGGCCTGTCGCCTGGGCTGGCTTGGAGTTTTTGAGATAGCGCGTCTCGAAAATTCCGGTCTGGATATTACTGGCAACGATGTTTTTTATGAGCAGTTTGGCATCAATACGGCCTCGAACACGGCGGACAGACTTGAGATCATGGGTTCGCGCATTGTAAGCGAGGATCAGCCCAAGTGGCGCAAACTGTGCAACCCCGCAGGGTGGACGGCTGGCGGGCAGGAGCATCTGGATTTGCGGGTTGCCCACCCGCGCAAGGGCTTGCGCTGGTATGCCCTGGCCTATGAGATTGTGAGCGGGCCGGGAGTGCTGCGCATTGCCGGTTATGTCAGCGATGTGACGGAGGCGCGCCAGCACGAACGCATCCTGCGCGAGGCCAAGGAGGCCGCTGAAGCCGCCAATGCCGCCAAGAGCATTTTTCTGGCCAACATGAGCCACGAGATACGCACCCCCATGAACGGCATCATGGGCATGGCGCATCTGGTGCTCAACACTCCTCTGAATCCCCAGCAGCGGGATTATGTGGAAAAAATCCATGCAACCTGCGAATCCTTGCTGGATATCATCAACGATCTGCTGGATTTTTCAAAAATTGAGGCCAACCATCTGGAGCTTGAAAATCTGCCTTTTGAGCCGCGCAAGGAACTTGAGTCGGTCATGTCTCTGCTGCGGCCCAAGGTTGGGCACAAGCTCAAGGATTTCAACCTTGAGAGCCGCATGGATCCTCGCGTGCCGGAAGTGCTTTCCGGTGATGCCCTGCGCTTGCGGCAGATTCTCCTGAATCTGGGAGGCAACGCCCTGAAGTTTTCCGAGCGCGGCACGGTGCGTCTGGCCGTGGAGCTGCTGGAGCAAAGTGACGGCAAGGCGCGGCTGGCCTTTATTGTGAGCGATGAAGGCATTGGCATGTCGTCCGATGAACTGGCCCGCGCTTTTACGCCTTTTTCGCAGGCGGATACGTCCATCACCCGCAGATTTGGCGGCACTGGGCTTGGTCTCTCCTTATGCCGCCGCCTGATAGCCCTCATGGGCGGGAGCATTTCCGTGCAGAGCGAGCCGGGTCAGGGGAGCGTTTTCCGTGTGGAGCTGCCCTTTGCCATTTGCAGCCAAGACTGCGCGCAGGAACAGGCAGAAGAAAGCAGCGGGGAGGAAGCCGTATCGCTTCAGGGCCTGCGGATACTTTTGGCCGAAGACGGCGATATTAACCGCGAGATCATGGAAGTTCTGCTGGAAGACATGGGCATAACCTGCATTTCTGCCGTCAACGGGCAGGAGGCCGTGGAAATCTGGAACCAGCGGAGCGCGGAGATTGATATTGTCCTCATGGATGTGCAGATGCCGGTTATGGACGGCTATTCCGCCACGCGCGCCATCAGGGCCAGCAGCCTGCCGGGGGCCAAAACCGTGCCCATTATCGCCATGACGGCCTATGCCATGCGGGGCGATGCGGAACGCAGCATGCAGGAAGGCATGGACGCGCACCTGACCAAGCCCGTTAACCTTGCCGATCTGCGGCGCA
- the argB gene encoding acetylglutamate kinase encodes MKNATVVIKYGGHAMDKPELSSAFAADLAQLTEQGMGLVVVHGGGPQISALLKRLNIESHFVDGLRVTDAATMEAVEMVLCGQVNKAVVNEFTSQGVRAAGISGRDGGLLRARVKNPALGLVGTVEAVDPALPRCLLGGGFVPVVAPVASGPDGEALNINADTAAGALAGAIGAEYFVLISDVPGVLDADGRIISSLNRKEIQKLRETGVITGGMIPKVEACLNALDAGCQRALILDGRSPSSLRRYLLDDAPLGTVVAN; translated from the coding sequence ATGAAAAACGCTACAGTCGTTATCAAATACGGCGGACACGCCATGGACAAGCCCGAACTCAGTTCGGCCTTTGCCGCAGACCTTGCGCAGCTTACCGAACAGGGCATGGGCCTTGTGGTGGTGCACGGCGGCGGCCCGCAGATTTCTGCCCTGCTCAAGCGCCTGAATATTGAGAGCCACTTTGTGGACGGCCTGCGCGTTACCGATGCCGCCACCATGGAAGCTGTTGAAATGGTGCTCTGCGGGCAGGTGAACAAGGCCGTGGTCAACGAATTTACAAGTCAGGGCGTGCGCGCTGCGGGCATTTCAGGCCGCGACGGCGGGCTGTTGCGCGCAAGGGTGAAGAATCCCGCGCTCGGCCTGGTGGGTACAGTGGAAGCTGTGGATCCAGCCCTGCCCCGCTGCCTGCTGGGAGGAGGTTTTGTGCCCGTGGTGGCCCCTGTGGCCTCCGGCCCGGACGGCGAAGCCCTGAACATCAATGCCGACACCGCCGCAGGCGCGCTGGCAGGGGCCATCGGCGCGGAATATTTTGTGCTGATCTCCGATGTGCCCGGCGTGCTGGATGCTGACGGAAGAATTATTTCCAGCCTGAACCGCAAGGAAATCCAGAAGCTGCGCGAGACCGGAGTCATCACCGGGGGTATGATCCCCAAGGTGGAAGCCTGCCTCAACGCTCTGGATGCGGGCTGCCAGCGCGCTCTCATTCTTGACGGGCGTTCGCCTTCAAGCCTGCGCCGCTACCTGCTTGACGATGCCCCGCTTGGGACGGTGGTCGCCAACTAG
- a CDS encoding HD domain-containing protein, translating to MSESKSNNGDFPAMDVSTDRLDRLADFFNEVGMLRHTPRTGYAFLGTGQENVAEHSYRVSVMGYVLARMCDMDPARVTYLCLFHDLHEARTGDLNYVNHRYAQCQARKALEDCVDGTGLEDDVLPLWDELAEEASREAILAHDADQLDLICNLKAELDKGNAFAAQWLESAVKRLRSPAAQQVAEAVLRADHNRWWYGQVEREWWVRRGR from the coding sequence ATGAGTGAATCCAAGAGCAACAACGGTGATTTCCCGGCTATGGACGTGAGCACGGATCGGCTTGACCGGCTTGCGGATTTTTTTAACGAAGTCGGCATGCTGCGGCACACGCCCCGCACTGGTTACGCCTTTCTGGGCACCGGGCAGGAGAACGTGGCCGAGCATTCCTACCGGGTGAGCGTCATGGGCTATGTGCTGGCCCGCATGTGCGACATGGATCCGGCGCGGGTGACGTATCTTTGCCTGTTCCATGATTTGCATGAGGCCCGCACGGGCGATCTGAACTACGTGAACCACCGCTATGCGCAGTGCCAGGCCCGCAAGGCGCTGGAAGACTGCGTGGACGGAACCGGGCTGGAGGATGACGTGCTGCCCCTCTGGGACGAGCTGGCGGAAGAAGCCAGCCGTGAGGCCATTCTGGCGCACGATGCCGACCAGCTTGATCTTATCTGCAACCTCAAGGCCGAACTGGACAAGGGCAATGCCTTTGCCGCCCAGTGGCTGGAAAGCGCGGTAAAGCGTCTGCGCAGCCCTGCGGCGCAGCAGGTGGCAGAGGCTGTGCTGCGTGCGGATCACAACCGCTGGTGGTATGGGCAGGTTGAGCGGGAATGGTGGGTGCGGCGAGGTCGCTAA
- a CDS encoding clostripain-related cysteine peptidase produces MPKNSIRYFQCAVCVLPMLLLFACPYGARAEETWAVYWYLCGSNLESEDGAASADLAELLKARLPDNVKVVIQTGGASKWHRPGISPKNIGRYLYHKGKLEPVAKLPQASMGDEKTLTSFLAFCKENYSADHQVFIFWDHGGGSIGGVANDENYAFDALSLKEINNSFKQVYTASVARPPFEIIGFDACLMATLDTASAVSGFARYMVASQEVEPANGWQYTEWMNALGANTSISAEALGKAICNTYLDGCKEAETAGNATLSLVDLARIPFVNLAYNALGLEAVSLAMDDDSFYAAYGRQAKASENYVNSRSEGYTNMVDLGSLVRRLKTALPEFAPYFLDALGEAVVYTVHGPYRSPSGLSCYYPFDGGKAGFSSMMRAGNITTFLILSGLQLGFLDTDSAVKHLERISADISAALEREENIPEGTPAPVAPLPLPAPQAQGSAQSLWAPLQSGLSAILGGQSVDGQSPGSVAALLGQAASAVVASVVPLGPLDITALEDFEVTVGDGGEALLNLGPERVKFLDSVQFYLAYYSIEDNLIMLLGKDADMEADWAEGVFKDNFQGKWAALDDHLVFLEITHQDDGVNHYVVPIKLNGVRCNLIVVYDFGEKEYKILGARRVQEGEMTDKALIRLKAGDKVTTILLAMHMDDEDGEFQEVEVDTFTLGKKVVFSDTDMGDGQFMFMFEMTDVQNNAATSQIVTIEVKDGMAVYSN; encoded by the coding sequence ATGCCGAAAAACAGTATCCGCTACTTCCAATGCGCAGTCTGCGTTTTGCCAATGTTGCTGCTCTTTGCCTGCCCCTATGGAGCCCGTGCTGAAGAAACGTGGGCTGTGTACTGGTATCTCTGCGGCAGCAATCTTGAGTCAGAAGACGGCGCGGCCTCTGCCGATCTGGCAGAGCTGCTCAAGGCTCGCCTGCCGGATAATGTAAAGGTGGTCATTCAGACCGGGGGAGCCAGCAAATGGCACAGGCCGGGCATCAGCCCCAAAAATATCGGCCGCTACCTTTACCATAAAGGAAAACTTGAGCCGGTGGCAAAGCTGCCGCAGGCAAGCATGGGGGATGAAAAAACGCTGACCTCCTTTCTTGCCTTTTGCAAAGAAAATTACAGCGCAGATCATCAGGTTTTCATTTTTTGGGATCACGGCGGCGGCAGCATCGGCGGCGTAGCCAATGACGAGAATTATGCATTTGACGCCCTGTCCCTCAAGGAAATCAATAATTCCTTCAAGCAGGTGTATACGGCCTCTGTTGCCCGCCCGCCATTTGAAATCATCGGCTTTGACGCCTGCCTGATGGCTACGCTGGACACAGCCAGCGCTGTAAGCGGGTTTGCCCGGTACATGGTGGCCTCGCAAGAGGTGGAGCCAGCCAATGGCTGGCAGTACACGGAATGGATGAACGCTCTTGGGGCAAATACCTCCATAAGCGCGGAAGCGTTGGGCAAGGCTATCTGCAATACCTATCTTGACGGCTGCAAAGAGGCGGAGACAGCAGGAAACGCCACTCTTTCGCTTGTTGACCTTGCCAGGATCCCTTTTGTTAATCTTGCCTACAACGCGCTCGGCCTTGAAGCTGTTTCCCTCGCCATGGATGACGACAGCTTTTACGCCGCCTACGGCAGGCAGGCCAAGGCCTCTGAAAATTATGTGAACTCGCGTTCGGAAGGCTACACCAATATGGTGGACCTTGGTTCCCTTGTGCGGCGGCTGAAAACGGCCTTGCCCGAGTTTGCTCCGTATTTTCTGGATGCTCTGGGCGAAGCGGTGGTCTATACGGTTCACGGCCCCTACCGGTCGCCTTCCGGTCTGTCCTGCTACTATCCGTTTGACGGCGGCAAGGCTGGTTTTTCCAGCATGATGCGGGCGGGCAACATCACCACTTTTTTGATTCTGAGCGGGCTTCAACTGGGTTTTCTGGATACGGACAGCGCCGTAAAACACCTTGAACGCATCTCTGCTGATATCTCTGCCGCCCTTGAACGGGAAGAAAACATCCCGGAAGGAACACCGGCCCCTGTCGCACCATTGCCTTTGCCCGCGCCCCAGGCGCAGGGGAGTGCCCAATCCTTGTGGGCGCCCTTGCAATCGGGATTGTCAGCCATCCTTGGCGGGCAGAGTGTTGACGGTCAATCCCCAGGCAGTGTTGCGGCTTTGCTGGGGCAGGCCGCCAGCGCCGTTGTTGCATCGGTGGTTCCCCTGGGGCCGCTGGATATCACCGCGCTTGAGGATTTTGAGGTAACAGTCGGCGATGGCGGCGAGGCGCTGCTCAATCTTGGCCCCGAGCGCGTCAAATTTCTGGATAGCGTACAGTTCTACCTTGCTTACTACAGCATTGAAGACAACCTGATCATGCTGCTGGGCAAGGATGCAGATATGGAAGCTGACTGGGCTGAAGGTGTGTTCAAGGATAATTTTCAGGGAAAGTGGGCAGCCCTGGACGACCATCTGGTGTTCCTTGAGATCACGCATCAGGATGACGGGGTAAACCACTATGTTGTGCCCATCAAACTGAACGGAGTGCGCTGCAACCTCATTGTCGTCTATGATTTTGGGGAAAAGGAATACAAAATCCTCGGGGCTCGTCGTGTGCAAGAAGGCGAAATGACCGACAAGGCGCTTATCAGGCTTAAGGCTGGCGACAAGGTGACCACAATCCTTCTCGCCATGCACATGGATGACGAAGACGGAGAGTTTCAGGAGGTGGAGGTGGATACCTTTACCCTTGGCAAAAAAGTTGTTTTTTCAGATACAGACATGGGCGACGGGCAGTTTATGTTCATGTTTGAAATGACAGATGTGCAGAACAATGCCGCCACATCGCAAATCGTCACCATTGAAGTGAAGGATGGCATGGCCGTTTACAGCAACTGA
- a CDS encoding tetratricopeptide repeat protein, whose protein sequence is MRGTVVCLAVISGFLGTAGPSACLCAASVPARDSVSFASMDPMRNAPGWGAGQAANSPVCSAKSCNSMEQIYEQAQHGDAESQLWLARQYERGSRGLCKDDPLAVIWFKKAAEAGRAEAQFALGMRCFFGLGVAQNLEQAVLLLHKAAQQGHAEAQYRLAGCLEDGLGVNADKAAAVYWYSMSAALGYPQAQNMLGILCSKGIGMPRDAHAAANWFLRAAVQGYATAQYNLARSYETGDGLDNDREKALYWYGKAARQGDADAQARLDAF, encoded by the coding sequence ATGCGCGGCACTGTGGTTTGCCTTGCTGTTATTTCTGGTTTTCTGGGGACGGCTGGCCCCTCGGCCTGTTTGTGCGCGGCCTCGGTGCCTGCCAGGGATAGCGTATCGTTCGCATCCATGGATCCAATGCGGAATGCCCCTGGCTGGGGAGCGGGGCAGGCCGCCAACTCTCCAGTATGCTCCGCCAAATCGTGCAACAGCATGGAGCAGATTTATGAGCAGGCGCAGCACGGCGATGCCGAGTCCCAGCTCTGGCTTGCCCGGCAGTATGAAAGAGGTTCGCGCGGCCTGTGCAAGGATGACCCTCTGGCTGTGATCTGGTTTAAAAAAGCGGCAGAAGCAGGCCGGGCAGAAGCCCAGTTTGCCTTGGGGATGCGCTGCTTTTTTGGCCTTGGCGTAGCGCAGAATCTTGAACAGGCGGTGTTGCTGTTGCACAAGGCCGCGCAACAGGGGCATGCCGAAGCCCAATACAGGCTTGCAGGCTGTCTTGAGGATGGCTTGGGGGTAAACGCAGACAAGGCCGCAGCCGTGTATTGGTACAGTATGTCTGCCGCACTTGGTTACCCCCAGGCGCAAAACATGCTCGGCATTCTTTGCAGCAAGGGCATAGGCATGCCGCGCGATGCGCATGCCGCCGCCAACTGGTTTCTGCGGGCGGCGGTACAGGGCTATGCAACCGCCCAGTATAACCTTGCGCGCAGCTATGAGACAGGGGACGGCCTGGACAATGACAGGGAAAAAGCCCTTTACTGGTACGGTAAGGCCGCCCGGCAGGGCGATGCTGACGCGCAGGCCCGTCTTGATGCCTTTTGA